atattcatgtgaatatcctaacacctccccttggaaaaaattaatagcgacgcaattgtgggtttacctgaaagttctttggttttcttcgtTTGCGCTTTGATCTCCTTCGAAGTAACGACCAAGAAcctgaagaatgttctgcttgatAAGACGACTcagttgcctccgttgtaggcATCGGAGGAAGTTGAAAAGTATCTAGCAGTAAGTCGAGGGGAACTCGGTTAATAATTCCAACTTTTTCTGGCATCTCTTGGCCGTAGTTGATTATGATGCCTGGTCCAAATTTCTTGGTTTACTCTGACCTCGtacatgaccttcccctgtctctttgcgacttcaccctctatccatctatcatacccatgtctatagtcccgcaCATACACTTTTGCGCCAACTTCGTAAGGAATTCGGGTATTCTTCATGTGAGGACTCTGCTGGGCTACTCGCCTGGGTGTCATTGCACTATGAATTGTTCGTAGCTTTCGTccaggctggaggagttcgatgaatcgattttggaggtctgcagcatgctgttgtgtagtagcaggagtttgtacttgattacagatagtgctgatagcaagattggcaagaccaagttcttcgaaccaatctaaacccagaaggttgagaggagatttggtgatgtagcacgttccgttgaaggttgtatctctgaacgaaatacagcaattaagttcaccatgaaggcggagatgaccaccacatgcactaacgactgtctgcgaagatggtttgatgggaggttgacccaaggttcgccaagtatctttcgacagaatagtgatatctgatgTAGTGTtcaactgcaatcgaactggctgaccattgattgagagggtaagaaatttgcgtcgcgtggcggcatgggtgtggaagactgctgctaaacttccTGAATAGGGAACCGGCTTTTTAGGATAACGATGCTGCGTCTGTGCATTTCGACGgctattgggtcgatgggattgacaaaaaccgcttttgtgaccaactttatgacagcgatcgcacagctgctgtttgaatggacaaaatttcacataatgccaggctccacagtgccaacatggagaggggggcttcttgtgaaccggtctggagtgattagagaaagaaggagcacTGGCTTTCGTAGGACCACAGGTTGTTGATCTCAGAGATTTGTTCTAAcaatctccctgccaatttcttcgttgtatcatatagttgtttcatactcccttctcttgcagctttttccgccgtcattgctagttctcccatgtatttctgcttgtcggctttaatgcttttcttcactcctctgtttgcttctgcgtagtctgcttgtgttttgactttctctgctcgtgttcggctgttgttaattgctagtttcttgttcttcctttcttgaattttgtccagggttcccatatatatatatatatatatatctatatatatatatatataagtccgATGAGTATATCACATAAAATGTTTTTACTCTAGGATTTCAAAGAAAGCCAGTTTGCAAGTCCTTTGTTCAAACGGACAGTAACTTGCACAATTTCAATAGACGATTAAACCTAGAAGAATtacgttgaaatcatgaaccgatcaatgttaggtAATCGTCgtaaacttggaagcactgcacaTCCATCTCGTcccaatatgggactcctcagtaatgctcATTTACTGTCCCGTACACAGAACTGGAAACCACCACCCTCGATTTTTCAtgagaacacttaacctctagatcaacggtgttaatgtctagcttcgaCAAATCCACAATATTGCGCAATCATCcatccattgtcttcagtaggtAATTGCCTCACACCTGACACGGTTTAACtgcactggtcacggcttctcactagaactccgagaatcacCTCAAGAAACTAGtgactagtgagcacatgatgattttCTGTATGGAGTTGTGGAtacttttgtttttcatttaaaccatgaatcaatcaatgttagaccactattttaaacctggaagcactggacagccgtttcgtccctgtatagaactcctcagtaTTGCTCATCCCTTGTCCCACACTCGCATAAAATAGATGAGCGACATTTTCAAGTTGGCAACACTAAcattaaaatttaattacataACGAATATTAGTAAATAATCTACAATTATATGAATTCACTCTGTAGTATTTCAGCACTAAAGTTAAACATCTAAAACTGAATGAAAAAGTTGACTTGAATAAAGTTGAAATTATAGGTCACTAGATATTGACTCAATAGCTTAGAAGCTGTAAGAATAGAAGATCATTACATTTAATGAGAGGTAAACTATAAAGAGACAACTGTACCATGGCTACTTCTTTTTCAACAGTATtacttttgataataattcatagTGGAAATTacctatttaaaaataaacggGTTGTTcacaaaacaaataaattcattttttatcCTTAGCGCATTTATATGAGCAATTCTTTTTAGAAAACATTTAGAGTATCATAAGTACATAGCATTTGATTCATAATTCATTAAGAAACAAGCGTCAACGTAGCGTTTGACAAACTGCAAATGAACTCAGGTGATTAAATACAATCTTCTAAGATAAAACAATAACTTATACTATGGACAGTACAAATATCTTGTCTAAACATTGTAATGCTACCTCTAAGCAACATTTTTAAACATCCCAGATAAACAAAACGCCTGAAAAATGCTTCACAATCTGAAAGATTAATGTAACCTTGTATCTCTTAGAAGAAAACAGATAAATTACTtagttattattagtaatatctaACTACCTTCAGCAAACTATTATTAATTTTCACAATCATTTACACTAATTGTAAAGATAATTTGGACTTCTCTTATAAACTGGTGCCAATTAAGCAGAATAATGATCATTTACAAGGTATTCTTTTAGGTGGTATTTCATTGAACTGGTTCAAAAATCCCCATTAGAGTTGTTTCATGCTAAATCTATACGAAAGTTAATTGCGCAAAAAGTGTAGTAGGATACGCATTTACTTCTTCCATACATATTTAGACATTACCACCATGTACTTTAGTTTAAACTagattgattcatataaacttGTAGTAAAAACTGGATCTAATCGTAAACACTTTCTATTAAACGATGAATATCATTTCATGTGAATCCTGGACAACTAATTTATCCTCCCGCAATATGTAATCTAATCCTCTCTTGTACCATATGGTTAGTTTTCTCTGACATGTTCCGTAAATTTCGTATCAAACTATTAGTTAACTCAGTACTGCAGTTGTCCGCCTAAATGTTTGCTTTTATTTGTCCTTCTTAGTTGAAACTTTTGAGATTAAGTGAATGGATACGATTTTCTGATGAAAAACACTGTTCTttataaatcattcattcattaatttatgTATTACTAGATCCTAGATAACATGTTAGTATGGAAGTTAATCCAGATTTAAGATTAATTGTTCATCTGCTTCATAGAATTCCTCGTATATAGAAGAATAAGTGTTGAAAGGTTCTGATTAAAACAGTTTTGCCTAAAAGTTCTAAACTGGACTTGAGACTGTTGAACGACAAACAAACTTAAATATTGAGATTAACATCATTTCAGATACAGAGAAAACTTTTGATAAAGTAATCAAATACCTAAACTCGTGAAAGGTTACGGGTTTTCAGTGTTCTCAACAATGTTAGGCTATGATAAAGACAATGAGATTTGATCTTGGCAAAACCCCAAAACTGTTTGACTATATTTTATGCATAATAGCTTACAGACTGTAATTTTCAGTTCAACCCCTTCAATGATTAAAAGAATGGAAGAAAATGGACGTGAAAATTTTAGATATAATTTCCTTGATATTTTTGTTTTGACAAATTTTCACAATGATAATGATAGTGTGAAAGATAAGCAACTACTTCAAATAAGCTGTGCAGATagtaattttgtgttgattaGTTTATTATTCATTCGACAACATCAATGTGTTCGTTTGAGAGATCATCATGCATGTAGTCAACATCCATCAATGTTTTGACAAAAAGCGATAGTGAAAGAATTACCAAAAATACTGGAAAAtggaatatatgtatattcaataGTCAGTAATCATCAGCTTGATGTAGGTCCGTATTAGAAACTTCTCCCTTCTAAGTATTAAGATGTCTGATTTAACAATTCTTTTATTCTTACAGAGATGTTCCTGGATAAAATTGTTTAAACGAACTCGTAATTCCTCAATTCTACATTGATTTCATTATGACAATTTCAATAGGGAACGATAAGTTTTTTATTAAAGGATCGGAAATACAGAGCCCTAGTATTGATTAACGTCAAACTTACTGACTTCAGTTTGAAAATCATCGAATTGAGGGGACAGAACAAACACTCTAAGTCTCAACAAATACGCTTAAAAATTTCGGTAACGAATCAGTTGatgtataaataattttatttaaaactaataTTGGTATTTTAATAAATTGGGACAACTCATGTTACGTctcataataatcaatttttgcTTTCTTATATATTACGAATAAACACTGACGAGAAAAATTATTCGCCTATACTTTggatgaaatttatttatagaGGTTGGTTTAATCAGTAGATAAATGATAGTGAACATCTTCATGCTATAAGTAACACTTTTTATCCCGAAATCTCAAAATACATAAGTTTTTCGAATGCATTCGGCTTTAGAAgcattattaaaacaaacaaagcaAAATTACCATAAATGAGAATGACTCATATACACCTGTACTAATTGAAAGAAGCATACTACATGGGCGAAACCCTAATAGAATAGATTAGGTTTGTCTCAAATACATCATTCAACTGACGTTTGAAAACAGAATGCAAATCACGCTAGTGTGAAAATTACTATCCATTATTTCTATAAAGGCTATAGATAAACTGAACAACTAAGTTCTGTATATTTGAATTACGAGTTAAAGCGAGAACTTACGCCAGTAACTTCCTtgtaatttttaaatttatttgatatatcATTCGTGAAAGCTTTAGATTAATGTGAAAATTTTGAAGGAGTTTCATAACTCAATCCTTCAACTTGAAAGTGATAGGAAAATTCCAGTTCCTTCAGTTGCCAACATTGTGTATTATTTTCTCAAACTAAGCCAAATAAATTTTCTAGTTGTTGAGGAGAAATTAGTTTCCATTCAATCAGGATAGTTTTAAATCCGTTTTTTAGTGTTTAGTGGAAGAAACCAAATCATCATTATGAGGATGAATGATGTTTTTTATGATCAAACTTTAACTCTATAATTTGATAAGTACCTGTAAACTAGCCAGGTAAAGCTAGAAGGTACTGAACAGCTATTTTGGCCTAGCATGAGACTCTCCCATAGTGTACATCTACAATCTTACCATCAATAGAACCAAGAAGTTTCAGGCCTCTCAGTTAACATTTCATCCATATATTACTTAGTTTGAATTGaatgatttacatttctaacatcaatcaatcaacgaAAATGCGTGATCATCATCCACTACAATAGGTGATATTTGTTTCACTCCCAACATGATTACTCTGCAATGGTCAGAACTCCaggaaaatatatatattcaaaatctCCAATGTTGTTTTCATAACTGTTATCAAAATGAAAACTTTACAAACTGAACAAAACCGCTTTATTTTCAATTTCTTTCAGTACTAATCTGATTGACTTGATAGAAAACCACAGCAGATATTTTtggaataatatttattcatttaaagttGATCAAAAGTATTCAATTTCAGCTTCTATGCTTTGTATTGTTATGATctcaagtaaataataaattagacACGATATTTAGGACCACATTTCAAGTATTTTTCTCCCTTGAAGCCACGTTTAccaaaattaaaattatcataTGTATAACCTATTAGTTTTGTATTTACAAACATTTGTACGTGTTTAATTGTAGGAATGAAACCAACCATATTACATTCACGACAATTTCCAAGTGCAACTCCATGATTTGGATAATCCGTTGGACGTGGACGATTATACATAAACCATAACtattatacaaaataataataacaataaatacaGAAAAAAGTAAACTAAATTATAAGGCATTGTATTACAAAATTCAGTGAATTATTGAAAATGGAATTTGTCCCACATAATTTCATATATCTGGATATGAAATCATTTTACTTGTAATAAAGTGTTTCGAGTTTAGACTACTAGACAAGCTTAATCATTTCAAAGTAAACTGATGGATATAAAATCTATGGATTATTTTTAAAGGCAACTGACAATATATGGATAATCGTTGGAAATCAAAGATTATGGAACAGTTGTATTATATCTTAGTTACTTAACCCTCATTAGTAAGGGCTCACGAACTCCTTGATCTCTCTGTCAGTATGAAAACATTTGGAGCTTTGAGCCAGAATCAAGTAGTTTACATGTCtatcttcaatcaattcacgatatagGACTACTGTGATCCAATATTGCCTTTGTATTATTGTGTTAGTTTCAATTTGATTCAATCTACTTAAATCCAATATCTGTTTTTATCATCTAAGTGATGAGGTGAAGTTACATTTCATGGGTGTCATcagttttttctttttgtagAAGACATCTGTTCATCATTTTTACAAGATAATTGGGAAATCATAGTATGATTAGCTAACTTTCATTTACGATTGAAACTATGTGACAATAAATTGGACCGATTTACTCCAGTGGTTGTCAACATAGTTTACCTCGTGTTCAATTTGTACAAATATTCAGAATAAATACTTTGAAAAACTATACAAGATATGATAAAACAATTCAGTACATATTTAATTGACTAAAATTCCTTAGTCTCaaagattaaaatatttttaaaatatcatttcaAGCTAATCAGTTTCATcggaataatttaataatttattcgAGTTGGAATATCTTCACTGGTTATTTCGGAGAATAAAATTCCCTGTAACTTGTAATTATATCATTTGAAGTCATTAACGGTTTACGAGTAGATTGtacataaataaaagaaaaactaattataattattgaaagaataaaatgttcagtatatataataatttaatgcTTATAACCTACTTGGAAAATTCTATCAATTTGTGTATGATGTACTAAGAATAGAGGATCATTGGGTGAAGTAGCTGCACAACAAAATGTACCACTCACTACATTATGTACTTTATTATGCATAAATGAATAAGTTGAATTGTCACCGGGAAAAGAACAAAATCCTTCAAGAGCTTGATGAAAACCACGACATTTATCAAAATCCTCCTTCACTTGAGGCAAATAAAACCTATCAACAGATAAATATTCTTTTTCTGTTATAAAATAAATGgggaaatataaaatatttgaaagaaagtttaatttacaattatttataattctTCTTCCACCAGATATTTGTATGATATCAGTGACATAAGTTTAAACTGTTCATTTTCCAGAAAACTTTTTTTCACATTTCTAGTTACTACCGGTCGCTTAATTGTCCTTCAAATCACTTAATTAATTCAGTGTAGTAAAAATCCGACTTACTCAAAAGACATATTTCTAAACATCAAAACTACAACTAAACCCCCTAGGGTCTAAAACAAACTTTTtagaattaatttattaaataaatcatggtaataaatatatttgtaaatatttttaatagttgaattcatgagtcgatttaaactagaccaccactgaaatcctaaaagcattggacagctgttttgtcctagtatggtacctctcagcattgcgcatttactgttggatgccggctgagtggtttagaggttaagcgttcacgcgcgagacctaAAGTCTTGATTTCAAATCCCGCGTACTGGATCGTGGGTGTGTAGtactgaggggtcccatactaggacgaaacggccgttcaatcctcccaggttttccaagatggtctagcttatatcgacttatgaattcaactactgcaattactaaaatctccacaaactctcATTCTGGTAATATTcgtaattattatgattataagaatttgataaataaaatggaAAGGTTTGACAAGAAGCAGATTTTAGGCATTTTAAAGCGCGTTAACATATACATTTTCTCACCATTTTATGGTACCTTTGGAACCTCAGTATATCTGTTTAGATCTTAGCAACGCATTGGGTTTGGAATAGTTTATAAACACCAGTTATTAAATCTATACAACTATGATTTCTAACAACCAAGGTTATTGCAAGTTTATATAACTGGAACTCGTCAAAGTATCGTTTTTCCTGTTTCAACGACCTTGAATTTACTTGACTTTCCTCTTATCCTTATTTTATGGAATCTAACCTTTGTTGTGGTCATTTGTTAGCAATCTTATTTCATTATCTGATTTATTACACCAAGATGCTAAACATAACCAATAAGAATTAAGGCATAATGGGAATTAGGCTCAGTTTTATTTAAGTTACACGCTTTGTAATTAAATAAACAGTATCGAAACTGTCCACTgcttaaaattatttataataactGAGCAATTCCGTTTTTTAAGATCTAAAAGCTAAGATATTAAAAAATCAATGGTGAGATGAATGATTGGAACATCAATCTATATGTATTACCTCAAATTTAATCAATTATACTGAAACAGGATATCTGTTTAAGTATATAATGTCAATATATCCAGAAAAGTCAGGCCGTGTGTGAAAAGGTATAAATCCACTCTAACTTATTAAACGCGTGAATCTAAGTTCATGAGCAAAATTTATTCTCCACTCATAGCTATACATGGAATTGGTTAAACCAATGTTatttactacttaaataaatatttcacagGAAAGATATTATTTAATTCTACAAATAATGAAATCTATTTGTCATTGTAACTTTTACAGTATCATGTTTTGATTGTGGTGAAGTgtttataaacccagtatgaTAAAAAATTACTTACGTATCCTTTGAAAGAGTGAACAAAAGGTTATGAGTTGTTGGGAATGCTGTACTTTCGAAATATCTTGTCAATACTCGAAAGTTTGGCCAACCAGCATGACAACTATAACAATTACTTCCCGTAGTTGGGGGAGAACAGTATTCCGGCCACATGTAGAATGGACTTCTAGGGTCTATTAAACGAGTTTGCCCAACCCATTGTCCATAACCACCTAATAAACTATTAACACAAACATCACACCTTGTAGAATCAACCCAATCCCAATAAGGTATTGTGAAATCTGTCCAACCATACAGTCGAATTGCAATTTTACGTAGATGTCTTTCCCAAAATAACATATAATATCTATGCCAAGTTAAAAATCCAACTACTTCATGATTATTATCCAAATGTCTACGTATTATACAATCTATATTATCATGAAATAATGTAGCTCTGCTTGCATAACGATGTATAAAAGAGAATAAATATTGTACATCTACATCTAAAAATTTAGGTTTCCATAATGGATCAGAATGTATAGCATCTTTTTcaaataatatcaaataatCCGTTGGAGTAGTAAGCATTCTTGTTACAACATTAACaaacatttttcttttttttggagAAAATGATAATATATTATATCGAATATATTCTTTACGTTTATTACAAAATTTTCCTTCCCAACCATACCAACATTCATTACATGAAATACCAAAATAatgattttcacatttacaaaaatgattaaaaaatcTTGATGGCCAATTCATTCTATCAtccataattaaataaaatggtaTACGATCAATTTGTGTATATTCTTTTTGACATGTACCTTGACCTGGACCACCACATGGATATTTGGAACCATTAGGTATTGGACAACAAATACCACTACCACCAATTGCTGTAATATTATTTACACATAATTTTGGTATAAGACAttgaacatttattattattaaatagaatgttagaataataataaaccatatatgttgcataataataataatattgatttaatttattataataattaattataatgaataatttaattaattttcaatgaatattattcacatGAAATATGTCCATAAAAAGAAAAGGGGGTGGGGAATTTTGTAGGAATTTACTCTATGGtgatataatttattaataattgaaataaatgtAATCAAATCAACCGATTCAatgagatatatatatatatagaaggtTATAATCTGTTTAACTATTCTATTCCTATGCTTTCATTACTTATTatatatttgatataaatataccaattttttcttttttttttggtaTTCAGAGTGCTCATATAGATtaggaaaattatttttttctttttttttagttGATCGATAACgaattgaataatatatattactcAAATTATATTGTATGACGATGTTATCTATAAGAAATCaatatttgataaaaaataaatatagaaCTATGTTGATCAACAGaaaattgattaatttatttctaGTGATGTAATTTTTGaagatttttttttattgtttttgacaatatcatcattatcagaaggggtttttgtggagatttagtattttcatagttgaaagcaccatcggatgctggctcagtggtctagtgactgacttcgagaggtaaatccaggagttctagtgagaagcagtgaccagtgaagttcaaaccacatctgttgtgagataggagctcactgaagacaattggtgaacggttgctcagcttcgtggattggttggagttagacattaacaccgttcgatgccggccagctcagtggtctattggctAAGTgttccggctcgagactggtaggtcctgggttcgaatctctcgaggcgggatcgtggatacacactgctgaggagtcccgaaatgggacgaaactgccgtccagtgttttcaggttttccatggtggtctagcttcaattaactcacgctttcaactatgaaaatatcatcattgattacataataatgAGGTGAGGTTTCCAGTTATTTCACAAGTGTATCAATCGGTTTGTTTTAATGCAGCTGATTGTGATTGATAGTTTTCGTTTAACCAATGACCGCAAGATTGATTGCtaaatttgaattttcatatcATACAATGAACTTAATTAGATAGctgttgaaaaccaggaagaatGAGACGAACTTTTTAACCTACTATTCGACTCTTCAATGGTTTGCATATATAACACTTCCAGAAGTTGAAACCAGAGCCTTTAAGCCAGCTGGGAAAAGCAGTCAACACACTAGGAAACCCGATTTATCACATGGATAGAAGTCATACGAAAAACACAGGCGaaagaaatgaaagaacaaatCAAGACAATAAAACACACGAAGATTACCAATCGTAAATAACGCTTGAATAATGATTGAAAAGCTCACCTTTGAATGAAGTAAGCTCTGGTGATACTGTCCAGAACGATAATTCAATATTCACAAAACAACCATTTATCCCGAAGAACATAGCAGTAACCAAACCATCCACTTGAGTTGCATATCTTCTTCATGATTGCATAAGCACTAAGGTTGATGCTGTTTAACTTTCATGTCGTGATCAATTTTCTCATCAAGGAAACAATGTGTTAGCCATCAAGATATAAAATTTCAGTTCACTACGAGTTAGTTTCATGtataaataaagtttttttcATGCAGTTCACAAATAATCTAGAAGATTAAGGCTACATATTTTTAAAGTATTCTTAGTTGACATCCTCTCACAAATCCAAGTTTATAAAGTAAGATAAATTTAATATATGGGAATTTATCGACCAAATTACAACATATCTCaaacattattaacacacaagcACTTTACCAAACAAAAATGTATCTCAAATTAGTAGTCATACTGATGGATGCCAAAAACG
The sequence above is drawn from the Schistosoma mansoni strain Puerto Rico chromosome 3, complete genome genome and encodes:
- a CDS encoding tyrosinase precursor, whose translation is MQHIWFIIILTFYLIIINVQCLIPKLCVNNITAIGGSGICCPIPNGSKYPCGGPGQGTCQKEYTQIDRIPFYLIMDDRMNWPSRFFNHFCKCENHYFGISCNECWYGWEGKFCNKRKEYIRYNILSFSPKKRKMFVNVVTRMLTTPTDYLILFEKDAIHSDPLWKPKFLDVDVQYLFSFIHRYASRATLFHDNIDCIIRRHLDNNHEVVGFLTWHRYYMLFWERHLRKIAIRLYGWTDFTIPYWDWVDSTRCDVCVNSLLGGYGQWVGQTRLIDPRSPFYMWPEYCSPPTTGSNCYSCHAGWPNFRVLTRYFESTAFPTTHNLLFTLSKDTFYLPQVKEDFDKCRGFHQALEGFCSFPGDNSTYSFMHNKVHNVVSGTFCCAATSPNDPLFLVHHTQIDRIFQLWFMYNRPRPTDYPNHGVALGNCRECNMVGFIPTIKHVQMFVNTKLIGYTYDNFNFGKRGFKGEKYLKCGPKYRV